A genomic region of Anaerolineales bacterium contains the following coding sequences:
- a CDS encoding DUF922 domain-containing Zn-dependent protease, producing MIQPGCDPARDLDLARWRRDYRVRGVTLDQLQASMALHRPTDEAGMKWDAVTTWDVRWTYPYVEQERVCQIGEPEVAVDISMQLPLWNPPREADPAQVEDWRRFIRALETHEEGHAQIAIAAACEVRHVLMDLPAQTHCDALELSADRVTQVVIYKYRGQEASYDSVTGHGETQGALLP from the coding sequence ATGATCCAGCCTGGCTGCGATCCCGCCCGGGACCTGGACCTGGCCCGTTGGCGCCGGGACTACCGGGTGCGCGGCGTCACCCTCGACCAGCTGCAAGCCTCCATGGCACTGCACCGCCCGACCGACGAGGCGGGCATGAAATGGGACGCCGTCACGACCTGGGACGTGCGATGGACGTATCCCTACGTTGAGCAGGAACGGGTATGCCAGATCGGGGAACCGGAGGTCGCCGTCGATATCAGCATGCAGCTGCCTCTGTGGAACCCGCCCCGCGAGGCCGATCCGGCGCAGGTGGAGGATTGGCGCCGGTTCATTCGGGCGCTCGAAACCCACGAGGAAGGGCATGCGCAGATCGCGATCGCAGCCGCGTGCGAGGTCCGCCATGTGCTGATGGATCTGCCGGCGCAGACGCACTGCGATGCGCTCGAGCTCTCGGCCGATCGGGTGACGCAGGTGGTGATTTACAAGTACCGGGGCCAAGAGGCAAGCTACGACTCTGTAACCGGCCATGGAGAGACGCAAGGGGCGCTGCTGCCCTGA